In Xyrauchen texanus isolate HMW12.3.18 chromosome 27, RBS_HiC_50CHRs, whole genome shotgun sequence, one genomic interval encodes:
- the LOC127620833 gene encoding uncharacterized protein LOC127620833: MRGKCTIKKPKNPITYVKRHNKQHKINKTTNAKSTVTIKTCTKREDCKRACDKRHYCLYCSQAQSNISRHLERKHSEIKEVAYAFGFPLRSKERKNLLEQLRNKGDLKHNAEVLEKGRGQIVTCKQPSDKADVTDYWPCPDCFGMFRKNYLWRHQSSCKTKKCVKDDKKSTRGRVQSRAACLLPILASSDGCQKIINNMRQDDVSFHIRRDSLICKYGESLYAKHGRVKSRHQYIAQRMRELGRFMLAAKDMDKSVNGLEDLCAPSKFQLVVNIAKRLTQFSPGKNEYGKPSTAVKIGFCLKGAVEVMIGQALMNDDDLAEKKAKIFFELLEKNWRNSVSITAHQTIQEKRWNKEDDIPLTKNVIALRDHLRMVEDEARGELMQQMSLRAYKALNETVLAQVIIFNKRREGEASRLTLEDYKKASTSAINKDIYETLSQLEKELSKLLTRIEIRGKRGKKVPVFLTERMKESIDLLVKMREEAGVPAENPYLFARPGVMTNIRGCDCLRKYAEESKAENPELLRSTKLRKQVATLCQLLDLSEQELEQVARFMGHDIRVHRDFYRQTDKTFQIAKISKLLFSNGARHRDLKREEPRYASSFSMW; encoded by the exons ATGAGAGGCAAGTGCACCATTAAAAAACCAAAGAACCCCATAACTTATGTTAAAAGACACAATAAACAAcacaagataaacaaaacaactaACGCCAAATCAACTGTGACCATAAAAACTTGTACAAAAAGGGAAGACTGTAAACGAGCATGTGACAAAAGACATTATTGCCTCTACTGTAGTCAAGCACAATCAAATATATCAAGGCATTTGGAAAGGAAGCATTCTGAAATCAAAGAGGTTGCATATGCCTTCGGCTTTCCATTACGTTCAAAAGAACGAAAGAATCTTTTGGAACAATTGCGCAATAAAGGGGACTTAAAGCACAATGCAGAAGTTCTGGAAAAAGGCAGAGGACAAATAGTGACATGTAAGCAGCCCTCTGATAAAGCTGATGTTACAGATTATTGGCCTTGCCCGGATTGTTTCGGTATGTTTCGGAAAAATTACCTGTGGCGACATCAGTCCTCATGCAAAACCAAGAAATGCGTGAAAGATGACAAAAAGAGTACACGGGGGAGAGTACAGAGTCGTGCTGCATGCCTGCTTCCAATATTAGCTTCCTCAGATGGATGTCAGAAGATCATCAACAACATGAGACAAGATGATGTGTCGTTTCACATCAGACGGGATTCACTGATATGCAAGTACGGTGAATCGCTGTATGCCAAACATGGACGTGTCAAGTCGAGGCACCAGTATATCGCTCAGAGGATGAGGGAACTGGGCCGATTCATGTTAGCTGCAAAAGATATGGACAAGAGTGTCAATGGTCTTGAAGATTTATGTGCACCTTCCAAATTTCAGCTTGTTGTCAATATTGCTAAACGTCTTACACAGTTTAGTCCAGGCAAAAATGAATATGGAAAACCTTCAACAGCAGTCAAAATTGGATTCTGTCTTAAAGGGGCTGTGGAGGTCATGATTGGACAGGCTCTTATGAATGATGATGATCTGGCAGAGAAGAAAGCAAAAATATTCTTTGAACTTTTGGAGAAAAACTGGAGGAACAGTGTTTCTATCACCGCTCACCAAACCATACAAGAAAAAAGATGGAATAAAGAAGACGACATCCCCCTCACCAAAAATGTGATTGCCCTGAGAGACCATCTCAGGATGGTAGAAGATGAAGCAAGAGGGGAGCTGATGCAGCAAATGAGTTTAAGAGCATACAAGGCATTAAACGAGACTGTTCTGGCACAGGTCATTATTTTCAACAAGCGGCGTGAAGGGGAAGCCTCACGATTGACTCTTGAGGACTACAAGAAAGCAAGCACAAGTGCCATTAATAAGGACATCTATGAAACCTTGTCACAATTAGAAAAGGAGCTAAGCAAGTTATTAACCCGCATAGAAATCAGGGGGAAAAGAGGAAAGAAGGTTCCAGTTTTCTTGACGGAGAGAATGAAAGAGTCAATCGATCTGTTGGTTAAAATGAGAGAAGAAGCTGGTGTACCTGCTGAAAATCCCTATCTCTTTGCAAGACCTGGTGTGATGACAAACATACGTGGATGTGACTGTCTGCGAAAATATGCAGAAGAAAGCAAAGCAGAGAACCCCGAACTCCTAAGGTCAACTAAATTAAGAAAACAAGTTGCCACACTCTGCCAACTCTTGGACCTTAGTGAACAAGAGCTGGAGCAAGTTGCAAGATTCATGGGTCACGACATTAGAGTTCACCGTGACTTTTATAGACAGACtgacaaaacatttcaaattgcCAAGATAAGTAAGCTTCTGTTCAGCAATGGAGCAAGGCACCGAGACCTTAAAAGGGAAGAACCTCGATACGCTTCATCCTTCAGTATGTG GTGA